The sequence TCTGTAGAAAGTTCCGAAGGGGGCAGGGGCCTCCGGAATACAGATTCTTCCATCGTGAACGCTTGGATCACTAGCAGGATACCGAAGAAAATGACGAGATACCAGAAGCACCATCGCCAGCCTTGAGAATCCGCAATATATCCAGCTGCCACGGGGCCCAAATATGAGCCAGCATAGATTGTAAAGACGTATAAACTTAGCCGGGTGCCTTTCTCATGAGCAAAGAAAATGTCGGCAGTGGTAACTTGAACAAGAGAGTCCACAGGCGCAGCACCAAATCCAGTCAGGATACTGACGCCAAAGTACATTTCCACTCTATTTTGGAAAGCACCCAAGATGCAACCGGCGAAGTTAAGCACGGTACCAACGATGTATACCGGCCGTCTGCCGATTTTCATGGCAATTGGTTGCAAACACACGCAGCCAATACCTAGAAACAAGAAGCACAATGCCGACGACACATTCAGCCGACCGAAGGATGTGTTTAAATCGATTGTAAATTGAGTCTTGAGGACGTGGCCAATATTAGTTGACTTGGTGTCTACTCCGTGCAAAGATTGCTTTCCAAGAAAGTAGTAAATACTCACCCAAACAGGTCCTACCCAGTTGACGGATACTGCAGCGATGAACCCCCAAATCCACAGCAGCCAAAAATGATATTCTTTTCGCAGCCTACTCCAGTTGAGTGGGTCATTTGGATCGTTTGTTGGCTGCGGTACCAAAATGATGTCTTTCTGACCACCCTTTTGATGTTTAACATCCATCGTGCCCTCCACTGTGCAAGAAGGCAAAGTTGATTAGCAGAGTGactgggaaatgggatcgATGCAAAATACTTACAGTCAACGATGTGGACGGTCCCTGGGACCATTTTGATCCCCTCGACAATGGGAAACTCCATAGTGACAGCGTCCACCCCAGAATTCAGCTGAAAAGGAAACGTAAAAGGGCTGTGCAGTCAGAATACTGCGTTCCATGGCGCCGGTCACATCTATATATCTTGCCATGTTAACTCAGGGAGCGCGCCTGACCTGCATCCAAGCTAACGGTTTGTTGAAGCTAACCATCCACAGATAGCAttccatacggagtactccgtacaaaagGTGCGAATTGGTTCCCCAGAGCTGATCGTTTTGCGGGGGAGATTGATGGTGACTGGAACCGATATCATGGTCCACACTAGTTCAGGGCAACCATCCCCTGATAGGGAAGTCCATGCCGCCCCACGTGTGAAACAACGGTTAAACTTTGATATTAATCGGATTAATGGAAATAATGATTGGCTGGGCGTTGCCGACCACCGAGGCCTCGATTGTTGGCATGGTTATGACGGCAAAGAATTCAACCTTGTTCACCCCTGGCGAGGAAGCACCCGAGTTCAGTATACAACTCCTAGTGGTTTTTCAAGGTCTAGGAAGTCGAGAACTTGAAAGGAGCAAGGTAGTTATCGTCCAGCATTATCTCCGCGATATCCTCCAAATGAGTAATCGCGATATTGCTGAGACCGAGTCTGGGGCATGTTGGCAAAACTTGAGGTATACTGAAATGTGAGAGGCCCAAGCGCTTCTGAATACTGGACTGTGCAAGCCATTAGGGGATAGCTTCAGCTATTCGGAGACAACAAGATGTCCAATCCCGCGCCTTGTGTATGGCGAATTGGAAACCAAGCCAGTCGGAATTTACCTTCCGCAATGAAGAACGGTGATGGCATGACCGGACATGGTCCGATCGTACAACGAAGCTGATCCTTCAAAAACTTGTGCTATGCACTCACATTTTAGAAATTCTGGGTCAGCCATGCCCAAGTTATTTTAATATGAGTGCCAGAGAGCGGATATTGACCCGAGGCATAAGAAAAGCGGCTGGGTAGAATTGTTCCGGTGACAATTCTAGTTTTATGTtgagtacagagtactcgAAGCGATTTCGCCCTGATAGGATTCTAGCACCCGGACTGCATTTTGCAAAGGCAAAATTTTAGAATAGGATCAGCGTGAACTGTGAGATACTAAAGAAGAATCTTGGAGGGTACAATGGCTTTATCTATTCTGGCCACTTTTTATCGTAGCCCCTGATAATTGAGTCACCGGGAAGAGGAGCAGGAAAGCTCTCTTTTTGTAACGAACAATCAAGCCTGCATCATGTTCCCTTCATTCTCAGCCGAGTCTCCCATGACAGCGCGCCCACGTTAACGGGTTACTGGTCAGTTGGCCCACGCTCGATTACGCTGCAGGCAGGTACCCAGCCGAACGAATAGTCTGTTCGTAAGCTTAAGAGCTGCATTTGTTTGGCAGGCTAGTCCATTACTTTCCGTTCTGTCGGGTGCGCGCGCTCCGTCTCTTCCATTGTTGCATTTCTTGCATCATCCTTGGATGCTTATGCGCCGTGAAAGTGTAGTAAGGACTTGAGAAGTAAAATCTCGCAAAATGGTGGATCTATGCAAGGTTTGCATTAAATCATAACTCCGTGTCCACAGTAAGCAGGCCCGCGAGCAGGGCAGAACGAGTTTGTCTGCAAGAAGGACGACGAAGCAGGACGTGGAATCGATTGAGTTGGCACTTATGAGCTTTGTAAAAATGCATTTCAAGCCTATGCATGACTAAGCTGTAATTTTACCATACCGGTGATACAGCATGTTCCCCACCGAAACCCCAACATCCCCGCACCCCCACGCTGAGTCGACGACTTGGGGCCCACGACAGGATGAGATCCAGAGGAGAATTGGGATTGGATGAAAGGTCCGGATAGTTCACTGTGAGCTTTGGCGCCTCACTTTATCTCCGGATTTAGTACCATATTATATGGACACTTCGGTTGAACCATTTCTACCACCATCTTTCGAGTGGAGCTCGATTTCAGCTATTGTGCAATTTGCTAACAGCTCGGCGCCGGCCAGCATTGTAAAAATCCTCTTCGGTTGAGCCGGATGTACGAATTTGCAGGTATAAATCCCTGGAAAGTAATACCATATTGAGTCTATAGTATTTCCCTTTATATCCACTTCTCATTCAACCCGAGTGGTCTCTCAGTAAAAACCGCTATGGACAAGAGAGTCTCAATTCCGGTCACCTTACCAAGGGACAAACCCACCGTTGCCTATTGGCAAGATCCCCCGGATGAGATAGCGGACTTACGCTCCAGCTCGCAATTGCCAGGGGACGCAGATGTCGTTATAATTGGTTCTGGAATCACTGGTGCTGGTATCGCATGCAATATCCTTTCCCGAGCACCACATACGAAGATTGTGATGCTAGAAGCAAGACAAGCATGTAGTGGTGCAACAGGAAGAAACGGTACGATATCCACAACCTTTTTCTCTGTCTCACTCGCCGTATTCAAGTAGTTCTCCCAAATGCACCCAATAGAAGCCAGATCGACCGTGGAGTCACTTGCTGATAGCTGTTGGTGTTTAGGCGGACATACCAAGCCAGCGTCATACGTATCCTTTTCAGCCAATGCCGAGAGCATAGGACTCGAAGAAGCCATAAAGATTGCGAGATTAGAATACAATACCCTCAGACATATCCATGCCTTCGCCAAAGAGCACAATATCCCCTGTGATAATCGGCAACTCGAGACTGTGGATATCGTGTACGATCAGAAAACATGGGATGATTCCGTCAAAACAATCGAGCTCATGAGGAAATGTATGCCGGGAGATCCAGCTAGTCAGTACACAGTTTGGACCGGCAAAGACGCAGAAGAAAAGTTCTTGTGCCCTGGCGCCGTTGGAGCAATTACTTATGAGGCCGGTAGCGTAAGTGCTTATAAGTTTGTGATCGGAATCCTGAAATTATGTCTCCAGAAGGACCTAAATCTTCAAACAAATACTCCAGTGACGCGCCTGTCTCGACAAGGCGGACAGGGTTGGGCCGTTGAAACTGATAGAGGTACCATATACGCTCCCAAGGTCATCCTGGCCACAAACGGTTATACTGCTGCTATCTATCCGAAACTTCAAGGGGTGATCGTGCCCCTTCGTGGGCAGATAACTGCCCATAGGCCAGGAGCAAACATGCCAAAAACCGGATTACCGAGGACCTACTCGTTCATCTACGGCAATGGCTTTGAGTACATGATTCCCCGACCTCCAGGCTCTAAGCATGCTGGTGACATTGTTATTGGCGGCGGTCTGGCCATCGCAAAAGAGGAGGGTTTGTATCAATATGGAACCGTTGACGATACCGTCTGTGATACGGATATCGTCGATTATCTCATTGCAAGCACGGAGCGCTACTTTGGAAAAAATTGGGGTAAGGATGACCCTGCCGGCCGTATTCGGATGCACTGGTCAGGGATCATGGGGTACAGCGCGGATGGACACCCGTTGGTTGGAGAAATGCCAGGAGAGCCTGGCTTGTATATCTCTGCATCCTTCCAAGGCCATGGTGGGTTCAAGACCCGGTTTCTCGCACCCAAGCTGTAAATTTGCTAACCAGTTTTTCAATTCAGGAATGGTGCTTAGCTTCCTTTGTTCTCAGGCGTTAACAAGTATGTTATTTGGGGATGATGAACAATGCCTATTTGCATGGTTCCCAaaaacatataaaataactTCCCAGCGCTTGAAGCAGAAGTTTGAGAAACGGATAACACGATTGATAACGCCAGAAGTGAAGAGCCAACTGTGATGTTAGGTGTCATTGGATGAATGAAATCAATAGACAACACACAAGTGTAAAAGCACACCAGATTCATATTATAACAGAACGCTGATAATACATATTGAATATGTGTCCATTCAACTTAAGTGAGTGCCTAGACACATTGCATTTTGATCAGAAGACATAGGTAGCGCCCTGTACATattgtatatacatacacGGTTGCACATCCCAAAGAATACAGACCATAGACTGGCTAGCGAATTCAAAGATCCCAGTGATTGCCCTGATCCATTTTGCGCCTAGAAGTGATGCCGAGAAAccggtcccatcctcccTCTGTGTGTTTTATATAAAACATGTTAGTATTATCGTTGACCCTGTACTTTTCTTTACCTTACAATCAAATCTTTTCAACCCTCTTTGGTATCAACCTTTTTCGTGGGTCTATCACCATTTTCAATATTGCTCGAGGCAGCATGGTTTCCATTCGCCGGGGCATCTTCCTCACGAGCGCGTTTCTGACCAGCAGTGGTGGTGGCTTCCTTGGACTTGAGGCCTTCGGAAACTTGGACGATGGGAACACCGCTAACGACACAATGATCATATTAGCTTCAGTTTCGACTCTAGAAGAATTTGAAAAAGGCGGGAGCACATACCGGGCATCTTTCAGCACCTCTGGGCGTCCGCCGTCTCTATCCCTATTTCCGCGACCACGATGGCCACCTCTGCCTTTACCGAATCCGCGCTTTTGATCATCGGCTCTCCGGTCTTTCCAGTCACGACTATCTCCACGTCCACGGCCACGGCCTCTGCCTCTGAAGGGCCCACGATTCTTGCTCGGCTTGAGCCGCCCGGCTTCGATTTCTTTGAGCTTCTCGTCACAGTACTCCTTTTTGCTCTTAATGAGTAACTCAGTGGTTCCTTTCCACTTGGGCTTTGGATCAAGAGCTAGGAATTTTTTTTGAGACTCCTCAGAGTCGAATTCGACAAACACGCTCCCCTTGAAAATCTTTTCGTTGGTGCGTCGGAGGCGGACAGCATTGGTCGGTCCATAAGGAGCAAAGAAGGCTTCAATGTCGAATTGTGTACTTGGTTCTTCTTTACCAAAGCCTTTAGCATAAATGCTGCGGTGCATGGCCTTGTCCTCGAATACTTTTGCAACCGACTCCTTTCCACTTTCAGTCGCAGATTCTGGAAGCGGCACCTTGCGCCGAACGCAGGTATTGTCATTGGTGAGCTCGAGGGTTTGAGAGTCCTTGAGGGCGTCGACAATGGCGCTGAAGGGCTGGAAACGTCTCATCCGCTTAAATGAATGAAGTAGGGATAGTTCGACGGGGTTGTTTTCGCTGCCACCAACTTTGGAGAGCAAGAATTTGTCCATGGGAAGATTAGAATCGGAGAAGTAAAACTCAACCTAAAGCGGAACACGAGAGGTTAGCTCCCATTGCGACGCTATTGCTTGAATTGAATCACCGACCTGTTTGCGAATCTGCTCCGGATCGCTGGTTTGTTCCAATGTAGTCACATCTGACTTGATATTGTCCCTATAGTTCACCCGTTTCTTTTCTCCGCCTGGGGCGCTCCGAGAACCTCCACGCCCACCTTTTTCTTGCTTCGACTTATCCTCCGGGGCTGACTCCTGGCCTAACTTGTTCGCAGCTGCAATGATTCTAGCCTCTTCTTCCGCTTCGGCATCAGCTTGAGCGCCGTTCGCTGGGGATTCTGTCTTTTCTGGCTCGGTCGAAGCCGGGgcctcttcctccttctcTTGCTTGCCGGCTTCCTCAGCCTTCAGCTCTGCAAGAACATCCTGGACATCCTTTTCTGCCTCAGCATTTGGGTTTGCTCCCATTCCAGTGGGTTTCTGTGCCTCTGCCATTCCGCGCTGGCCGTTATGTGCGGGGAAGCGATGCGGAGGAAAGAGAGTTGTTAAGAGAATGGAGCTCTCTGTCAGACCAAGAAAATGAAATGTAGAGCAACTGAGAACAGAATTGCGTCTTTGAAAAAGTAGTCTCTAGAGAGATAATCATCAGTACAGTGGGATAAGGTACACAAGGAGATTCCTTGCACGCAGGTGTCACTAGCACAAGAGAATTGAGACCAAAGCCGAAGATCAGATACATACCTGAATGATTGTTCAAAACATTAATACTAGAAGACAATCTCTGGGTATTTTTCCAGATAGAATCCTTTTGATATTGTGTGAGGGGAAATTTTGTCTGCCGCCTCCACACATTTTTTTTGCGCGTT is a genomic window of Coccidioides posadasii str. Silveira chromosome 3, complete sequence containing:
- a CDS encoding uncharacterized protein (EggNog:ENOG410QDTN~COG:A~BUSCO:11832at33183) — translated: MAEAQKPTGMGANPNAEAEKDVQDVLAELKAEEAGKQEKEEEAPASTEPEKTESPANGAQADAEAEEEARIIAAANKLGQESAPEDKSKQEKGGRGGSRSAPGGEKKRVNYRDNIKSDVTTLEQTSDPEQIRKQVEFYFSDSNLPMDKFLLSKVGGSENNPVELSLLHSFKRMRRFQPFSAIVDALKDSQTLELTNDNTCVRRKVPLPESATESGKESVAKVFEDKAMHRSIYAKGFGKEEPSTQFDIEAFFAPYGPTNAVRLRRTNEKIFKGSVFVEFDSEESQKKFLALDPKPKWKGTTELLIKSKKEYCDEKLKEIEAGRLKPSKNRGPFRGRGRGRGRGDSRDWKDRRADDQKRGFGKGRGGHRGRGNRDRDGGRPEVLKDARGVPIVQVSEGLKSKEATTTAGQKRAREEDAPANGNHAASSNIENGDRPTKKVDTKEG
- a CDS encoding uncharacterized protein (EggNog:ENOG410PFKY~COG:S~BUSCO:6051at33183) — its product is MDKRVSIPVTLPRDKPTVAYWQDPPDEIADLRSSSQLPGDADVVIIGSGITGAGIACNILSRAPHTKIVMLEARQACSGATGRNGGHTKPASYVSFSANAESIGLEEAIKIARLEYNTLRHIHAFAKEHNIPCDNRQLETVDIVYDQKTWDDSVKTIELMRKCMPGDPASQYTVWTGKDAEEKFLCPGAVGAITYEAGSVSAYKFVIGILKLCLQKDLNLQTNTPVTRLSRQGGQGWAVETDRGTIYAPKVILATNGYTAAIYPKLQGVIVPLRGQITAHRPGANMPKTGLPRTYSFIYGNGFEYMIPRPPGSKHAGDIVIGGGLAIAKEEGLYQYGTVDDTVCDTDIVDYLIASTERYFGKNWGKDDPAGRIRMHWSGIMGYSADGHPLVGEMPGEPGLYISASFQGHGMVLSFLCSQALTSMLFGDDEQCLFAWFPKTYKITSQRLKQKFEKRITRLITPEVKSQL